The Candidatus Paracaedibacteraceae bacterium DNA window TTACCTCACGCTCTGAGAATCTCAAGAGATTCGGGCGTGTTGCTTGGATAATCTTACCCGATTCCAATTGCACATAATAAATTGAGACATCCCCCAGATAGGCAATTTCTTTGACAATACCTTTTGCCGAGTTTCTATTTCCGGCAGGTGGCGTAGTTGACAACATAACTTTTTCTGGACGAATAGCAACCGAGATATGGCTTCCTAAGGGGACAGCGGCTGTGTCCGTCACATAAAGATGACAGCCTGCTTCTTCAGAATCGATCAAGACAAAGTCATCTTCATTTTCAATGACGACCCCTTCGAAAATATTCATAGACCCAATAAATTCCGCTACATAACGTGAATTTGGGAATTCATAAATATCATGCGGTGCACCAACTTGGCGAATACGACCATCTTCCATAATACCCAGTCGTGTTGACATGGTCATGGCTTCCTCTTGATCATGCGTCACCATAACAAAAGTAATCCCCACCCGCTCTTGGATATTCACAAGTTCAAACTGAGTTTGCTCTCTCAACCGTTTATCAAGCGCACCTAACGGTTCATCCAGTAATAATAGTTTTGGTTCTTTGACTAGGCTTCGAGCCAAAGCAACACGTTGACGCTGTCCCCCGGATAATTGTGATGGTTTTCTGTCCCCATAATCCCCCATCTGCACCAAATCTAAGGCCCATTTGACTTTATCCTGAATTGTTTTCTTAGCCATCCGTTCTTGGCGCAACCCAAAGGCAATATTCTGACTGACTGTCATGTGCGGAAACAAGGCATAGGACTGAAACATCATATTTACAGGACGTTCATAGGCTGGCCAATCAGTAACATCTGTCTCATCGATAAAGATTCGCCCTGACGTTGGTCTCTCGAATCCAGCCAGCATCCGCAACAATGTTGTTTTACCACTACCAGATCCCCCCAAAAGCGAAAATAATTCACCTTTATAAATCTGGAGAGAAGCCCCCTTCACCGCCTGAACGGCGCCAAAGGATTTTGACACATTCTCAACAATGATATAGGGCTTTGCCTTTGGATCTTGCCAAGGGCTTAATGCTTTTAAAGGTTGCGTTATGGGTGGCATAGCATCCTCCTTATTGTGTTTTTGTCAGTCGAAACTCAGTCCATAGCCGAGTCCGATAGCGTTCGTACGCTGCATTTTGTGGTTTATCCAGTTTCAGCTTAGCCATAACATCTTTTGACGGATAGATTGTCGGATCGTGCTTGATCTTTGGATCGATGTACGGCAAAGCACCCTTATTCGCGATAGCAAGTTTAATCGCATTGGCAATCCGCGCACTAATGTTAGGTCTCAACAGAAAATCGATAAATTTATGAGCATTATTTAAGTTAGGCGCCCCTTTTGGAATAGCGATACAGTCAATCCAGATCGTCCCACCCTCTCGAGGAACAATATAACGGATATGGATATTCTTCCCCACTTCATTAGCACGATCTTGTGCAAGTTGAGCCTCACCGGACCACGCTTGCGCAAGACAACTCTCGCCGCCGACCAATTCGTTCACAAACCGAGATGAACTAAATCGTTTCACTGAGGGACGGATTTTCTGAAGATGTGTTTGTGCCTCTTTTAAATCATCAAGACTATCACTACGAGGGTCCTTCCCTAGATAGGTCAGAACAGCCGGATACACATCAACAGACTCGTCAAGCAATGTTACACCGCAGCCTTTAAATCTCGAGACAACGGATGGGTCAAACAACATTCGGTAGCTTTGTGTTGGGGCATCAGGCATTCGCTTAAGAATCTCTTCCTCTACATAGGAAAACCCAAAAGTCCCCCAATAATAAGGAATTGTATACTCTAAGTCCGAATCAGCTAACCGCATTTGGTCATAAATAAGAGGATCAACGTGCACTAAATTCGGAATCTGACTTTTATCAATTTTTTCATAGACCCCTGCTTGGATCTGGCGCACCGCATAGGGTGAGGCCGATGGAAAAATAACATCATACCCAGAATTACCAGCAAATAACTTGGCTTCTAAAATCTCATTATTATCATATAAATCATAGCGGATTGAAATCCCTGTTTCAGTTTCAAATTCTTCCAACACATCTTTGGGGATCATCCCATACCAATTATAAACATTAAGGTATTGGGCTGGCTTTTGATTTTCAGACTTTAGATATAAAAATGCCCCCCCACACCCAAAGAGGAACATCAGGATTTTCAAGATGTTATTTAATCTAACCGTCATAAATTAGTTATGACTGAGAATAGGGGGAAATTCAAGAAAAGCTTGAGATTTCTTTACGGATGGTTAAGGAGAATGCCAGAGTCTAATATCATCAATTTGACTCAAAAAAGTCTACGAACTATTAAAACCCATCATTCTTAGCTAGAAATTCTTGGCTTTTAAAGGAAACGGTAAGAATCTCTTGATTAAGAAACTCAGAAATACAGAATAAATCAGGGTCTTTAATCATCTAAAACTAAGACTTTCTTGATGCTTCTTCCATCAAACTCACATTATGAAAAAAGCCCCTTTCGGGGCTGTTCTTACTTTTCTTTGTCTGCTTCGAGTGCTAATTCACTCGGACGTTGGGTTACAACGTGATCAATCAAACCAAAGGCTTTGGCTTCATCGGCAGACATGAAATTATCCCGTTCCATGGCCCGCTCAATCACGTCAAGCTTTTGACCGCTATGGTCAACATACATTTGATTTAAACGTTCACGCATCTTTAAGATTTCGCG harbors:
- a CDS encoding extracellular solute-binding protein; this encodes MTVRLNNILKILMFLFGCGGAFLYLKSENQKPAQYLNVYNWYGMIPKDVLEEFETETGISIRYDLYDNNEILEAKLFAGNSGYDVIFPSASPYAVRQIQAGVYEKIDKSQIPNLVHVDPLIYDQMRLADSDLEYTIPYYWGTFGFSYVEEEILKRMPDAPTQSYRMLFDPSVVSRFKGCGVTLLDESVDVYPAVLTYLGKDPRSDSLDDLKEAQTHLQKIRPSVKRFSSSRFVNELVGGESCLAQAWSGEAQLAQDRANEVGKNIHIRYIVPREGGTIWIDCIAIPKGAPNLNNAHKFIDFLLRPNISARIANAIKLAIANKGALPYIDPKIKHDPTIYPSKDVMAKLKLDKPQNAAYERYRTRLWTEFRLTKTQ
- the potA gene encoding polyamine ABC transporter ATP-binding protein produces the protein MPPITQPLKALSPWQDPKAKPYIIVENVSKSFGAVQAVKGASLQIYKGELFSLLGGSGSGKTTLLRMLAGFERPTSGRIFIDETDVTDWPAYERPVNMMFQSYALFPHMTVSQNIAFGLRQERMAKKTIQDKVKWALDLVQMGDYGDRKPSQLSGGQRQRVALARSLVKEPKLLLLDEPLGALDKRLREQTQFELVNIQERVGITFVMVTHDQEEAMTMSTRLGIMEDGRIRQVGAPHDIYEFPNSRYVAEFIGSMNIFEGVVIENEDDFVLIDSEEAGCHLYVTDTAAVPLGSHISVAIRPEKVMLSTTPPAGNRNSAKGIVKEIAYLGDVSIYYVQLESGKIIQATRPNLLRFSEREVTWEDEVYLFWRAENGVILTS